One genomic region from Actinocatenispora thailandica encodes:
- a CDS encoding MarR family winged helix-turn-helix transcriptional regulator produces MATGDELIGRILADGRRLQQAATRLRPSPMLDLNLTMQQLKVLIALARGASSGQALTEVLGVRLATVTGIVDRLAAQQLVSRREDPHDRRVRRVELTAAGRRLLDRLNEAGEFATRRLLERLDTDGLRTVAAAIRLLCEAAEDEAGRDETAAGHETTADPLRGRPS; encoded by the coding sequence GTGGCCACCGGCGACGAGCTGATCGGCAGGATCCTGGCGGACGGGCGGCGGCTGCAGCAGGCCGCGACCCGGTTGCGACCCAGCCCGATGCTCGACCTCAACCTCACCATGCAGCAGCTCAAGGTGCTGATCGCGCTGGCCCGCGGCGCCAGCTCCGGCCAGGCGCTCACCGAGGTGCTCGGCGTCCGGCTCGCCACCGTCACCGGCATCGTCGACCGGCTCGCCGCCCAGCAGCTGGTCAGCCGGCGGGAGGATCCGCACGACCGGCGGGTGCGGCGGGTGGAACTGACCGCCGCCGGCCGCCGGCTGCTGGACCGGCTCAACGAGGCCGGCGAGTTCGCCACCCGACGGCTGCTGGAACGACTCGACACCGACGGCCTGCGCACCGTCGCGGCGGCGATCCGGTTGCTCTGCGAGGCCGCCGAGGACGAGGCCGGCCGCGACGAGACGGCGGCCGGACACGAAACGACGGCCGACCCGCTGCGGGGTCGGCCGTCGTGA
- a CDS encoding sigma-70 family RNA polymerase sigma factor, which translates to MANDTGIRTDEVAEERDLVGVYLHEISKTPLLDAAGEVDLAKSVEAGLYADKLLEAGQTVRGASKPELTRLVVEGQRAKEQFVKANLRLVVSIARRYVRSGMPMLDLIQEGNTGLVRAVEKFDYERGFKFSTYATWWIRQAISRAIAQQERTVRLPVHLVEDVNRMRNMTRQLTRELGQEPEAEQLAKALGVSVERINELKRWSQDTVSLDTPVGDDGDTNLGDLVADTDSPSPEDLVLAGMERDRVDGLLGHLDDRSAGIVRARYGLDDGREHSLTEVAQRFSLSRERIRQLEIQALHRLRELAGSGGLDAA; encoded by the coding sequence GTGGCGAACGACACGGGTATCCGCACAGACGAAGTCGCCGAGGAGCGCGACCTCGTCGGTGTCTACCTGCACGAGATTTCCAAGACGCCGTTGCTGGACGCGGCCGGTGAGGTCGATCTGGCCAAGTCGGTCGAGGCGGGCCTCTATGCCGACAAGCTGCTCGAAGCAGGACAGACGGTGCGCGGCGCGTCCAAGCCGGAGCTGACCCGGCTGGTCGTCGAGGGGCAGCGGGCCAAGGAGCAGTTCGTCAAGGCGAACCTGCGGCTCGTCGTCTCCATCGCCCGGCGGTACGTGCGCAGCGGCATGCCGATGCTCGACCTGATCCAGGAGGGCAACACCGGTCTGGTCCGCGCGGTCGAGAAGTTCGACTACGAGCGCGGGTTCAAGTTCTCCACCTACGCGACGTGGTGGATCCGGCAGGCGATCAGCCGGGCCATCGCGCAGCAGGAGCGCACCGTGCGGCTGCCGGTGCACCTGGTCGAGGACGTCAACCGGATGCGCAACATGACCCGTCAGCTCACCCGTGAACTGGGCCAGGAGCCCGAGGCCGAGCAGCTGGCGAAGGCGCTCGGGGTCAGCGTCGAGCGGATCAACGAACTCAAGCGCTGGTCGCAGGACACCGTGTCGCTGGACACCCCGGTGGGCGACGACGGCGACACCAACCTCGGTGACCTGGTGGCCGACACCGACTCGCCCAGCCCGGAGGACCTGGTGCTGGCCGGGATGGAGCGCGACCGGGTGGACGGCCTGCTCGGCCACCTGGACGACCGCTCCGCCGGGATCGTCCGCGCCCGGTACGGGCTGGACGACGGCCGGGAGCACTCGCTCACCGAGGTGGCGCAGCGGTTCTCGCTGTCCCGGGAGCGGATCCGGCAGCTGGAGATCCAGGCGCTGCACCGGCTGCGCGAGCTGGCCGGTTCCGGTGGCCTGGACGCAGCCTGA
- a CDS encoding AMP-binding protein, which produces MAHSETTTTPTGDGTALFRAARDFLLAHREDYEQAYRDFHWPALTGFNWARDWFDAVLAAERPDQIALRVVEEDGSDTELTFADLSERSTQLAAWLATEGVARNERVIVMLGNQIELWETLLALMRLGAVVIPATTLLGPADLRDRIHRGEARHVVARAADAAKFADVPGSYTRIAVGEPVEGWLRYADAYGFPGSPPEPETAATDPLLLYFTSGTTAQPKLVEHTHQSYPVGHLSTMYWLGLQPGDVHLNISSPGWAKHAWSNLFAPWNAGATVLVYNYQRFDPAALMGVLRDAAVTTFCAPPTVWRMLIQADLSAARLSLREVASAGEPLNPEVIEQVRRGWGLTIRDGYGQTETTCQIGNPPGAPLKLGSMGRPLPGYRIMLVDPATDAVVTDPGVEGEICIDLDHRPVALMTGYRDDPERGAEAMRGARYHTGDVASRDADGYLTYVGRADDVFKASDYKISPFELESVLLEHPAVAEAAVVPGPDPVRLAVPKAYVVLAAGAAPDAATARDILRYAREHLAPYKRVRRLEFAELPKTISGKIRRVDLRRREEQVHGTGVDAAVRSPNEYWEEDLTDSP; this is translated from the coding sequence ATGGCACACAGTGAGACGACGACCACTCCAACCGGTGACGGCACGGCGTTATTCCGCGCGGCCCGAGACTTCCTGCTGGCCCACCGCGAGGACTACGAGCAGGCCTACCGCGACTTCCACTGGCCGGCGCTGACCGGCTTCAACTGGGCCCGCGACTGGTTCGACGCGGTACTGGCGGCGGAACGGCCCGACCAGATCGCCCTGCGAGTCGTCGAGGAGGACGGCAGCGACACCGAACTCACCTTTGCCGACCTGAGCGAACGGTCCACCCAACTGGCCGCCTGGCTGGCCACCGAAGGGGTCGCCCGCAACGAGCGGGTCATCGTGATGCTCGGCAACCAGATCGAGCTGTGGGAGACGCTGCTGGCCCTGATGCGCCTCGGCGCGGTCGTCATCCCGGCGACCACCCTGCTCGGCCCCGCCGACCTGCGCGACCGGATACACCGCGGCGAGGCACGGCACGTGGTGGCCCGCGCCGCCGACGCGGCGAAGTTCGCCGACGTGCCTGGCTCCTACACCCGGATCGCGGTCGGCGAACCGGTCGAGGGCTGGCTGCGTTATGCCGACGCGTACGGGTTTCCCGGCAGCCCGCCGGAGCCGGAGACCGCCGCGACCGACCCGCTGCTGCTCTACTTCACCTCCGGTACCACCGCACAGCCGAAACTGGTCGAGCACACCCACCAGAGCTACCCGGTCGGGCACCTGTCGACGATGTACTGGCTGGGGCTGCAGCCCGGCGACGTGCACCTGAACATCTCCTCGCCGGGCTGGGCGAAACACGCCTGGAGCAACCTGTTCGCGCCGTGGAACGCCGGCGCGACCGTGCTGGTCTACAACTACCAGCGGTTCGACCCGGCAGCGCTGATGGGCGTGCTGCGCGACGCGGCGGTGACCACCTTCTGCGCCCCGCCCACCGTGTGGCGGATGCTCATCCAGGCCGACCTGTCCGCCGCCCGGCTGAGCCTGCGCGAGGTGGCGAGCGCCGGCGAGCCGCTCAACCCGGAGGTCATCGAGCAGGTCCGGCGCGGGTGGGGGCTCACCATCCGGGACGGGTACGGCCAGACCGAGACCACCTGCCAGATCGGCAACCCGCCGGGCGCGCCGCTCAAGCTGGGCTCGATGGGCCGGCCGCTGCCCGGCTACCGGATCATGCTGGTCGACCCGGCGACCGACGCGGTGGTGACCGACCCCGGGGTGGAGGGCGAGATCTGCATCGACCTGGACCATCGGCCGGTGGCGCTGATGACCGGGTACCGGGACGACCCGGAGCGCGGGGCGGAGGCGATGCGCGGGGCGCGCTACCACACCGGCGACGTGGCGAGCCGGGACGCCGACGGCTACCTGACCTACGTGGGGCGGGCCGACGACGTGTTCAAGGCGTCGGACTACAAGATCTCGCCGTTCGAGCTGGAGAGCGTGCTGCTGGAGCACCCGGCGGTGGCCGAGGCGGCGGTGGTGCCGGGCCCCGACCCGGTCCGCCTCGCCGTCCCCAAGGCGTACGTGGTGCTCGCCGCCGGGGCGGCGCCCGACGCGGCGACCGCGCGCGACATCCTGCGCTACGCCCGGGAGCACCTGGCGCCGTACAAGCGGGTACGGCGGCTGGAGTTCGCCGAGCTGCCGAAGACCATCTCGGGCAAGATCCGCCGGGTCGACCTGCGCCGGCGCGAGGAGCAGGTGCACGGCACCGGTGTCGACGCCGCGGTGCGCTCGCCGAACGAGTACTGGGAAGAGGACCTCACCGACAGCCCGTGA
- a CDS encoding DUF4232 domain-containing protein codes for MSTRHWWSNGRAAAAGAAAVAALLLAGCGSSHDDASGSGKGSAGHASHAGSPTPSGGLHVSAGSGSSGKSGSSGKTGSGGPSSGGQGSGAGSTAASGGGAVPASKRCRPGQVKATVRPLGAAAGTHHASIILTNTGASCQSSGYVGLQLVSATGGKISTSVTHDTAKRPSTVTLKAHASMYAAASWGAVAGSGESQTGNCEPPPHGLRVALPGVSGSVRAGWSYGPVCGHGAITVAALAAGSGPTAGG; via the coding sequence ATGAGTACTCGTCACTGGTGGTCGAACGGCCGCGCAGCCGCCGCCGGTGCCGCCGCGGTGGCGGCCCTGCTGCTGGCCGGGTGCGGCTCGTCGCACGACGACGCGTCCGGTTCCGGCAAGGGCTCCGCCGGCCACGCGTCGCACGCCGGCAGCCCCACCCCGAGCGGCGGCCTGCACGTCTCGGCCGGCTCCGGATCGTCCGGCAAGTCCGGATCGTCGGGGAAGACCGGCTCGGGCGGCCCGTCGTCCGGCGGTCAGGGTTCCGGGGCCGGCTCGACCGCGGCTTCCGGTGGCGGTGCGGTACCGGCGTCGAAGCGGTGCCGGCCCGGACAGGTGAAGGCGACCGTACGGCCGCTCGGTGCCGCCGCCGGCACCCACCATGCCTCGATCATCCTGACCAACACCGGTGCGAGCTGTCAGTCGTCCGGCTACGTCGGCCTGCAGCTGGTGTCCGCGACCGGTGGCAAGATCAGCACCTCGGTCACCCACGACACCGCCAAGCGGCCGAGCACCGTGACGCTCAAGGCGCACGCCAGCATGTACGCCGCGGCCAGCTGGGGCGCGGTGGCCGGCAGCGGCGAGTCGCAGACCGGCAACTGCGAGCCGCCCCCGCACGGGCTGCGGGTCGCGCTGCCCGGCGTTTCCGGGTCGGTGCGAGCCGGCTGGTCGTACGGCCCGGTCTGCGGCCACGGCGCGATCACCGTCGCCGCCCTGGCGGCCGGCTCCGGCCCCACCGCGGGCGGCTGA
- a CDS encoding TetR/AcrR family transcriptional regulator — protein sequence MTDRPTGRRRPVGRRPGEQRTREQILDAAREQFAAHGYTAATMRRVAAAADVDPALLHHYFGTKYDLFAAAMQLPGEVRQAIGLLAAGDRADLGARLVRLYLGLWQHPASNRQLRALVASVLSHDQAARTLREALSAEVLGPLVAGAGGDRAALRATLAASHLVGLALARHVLAIEPLASADLEDLVRWVGPVVQHYLTGPLDPPGAPLG from the coding sequence ATGACCGACCGCCCGACCGGCCGCCGGCGCCCGGTCGGGCGCCGGCCGGGGGAGCAGCGCACCCGGGAGCAGATCCTGGACGCGGCGCGCGAACAGTTCGCCGCGCACGGGTACACGGCCGCCACGATGCGCCGCGTCGCCGCCGCGGCCGACGTCGACCCGGCACTGCTGCACCACTACTTCGGCACCAAGTACGACCTGTTCGCGGCCGCGATGCAGCTGCCGGGCGAGGTACGGCAGGCGATCGGGTTGCTCGCCGCCGGCGACCGGGCCGACCTCGGCGCCCGGCTGGTCCGGCTCTACCTCGGGCTCTGGCAACACCCGGCGAGCAACCGTCAGTTACGGGCGTTGGTCGCCTCGGTGCTCTCCCACGACCAGGCGGCGCGCACCCTGCGCGAGGCGCTCAGTGCCGAGGTCCTCGGCCCGCTGGTGGCCGGCGCCGGCGGGGACCGGGCGGCGCTGCGGGCCACGCTGGCCGCCTCGCACCTGGTCGGCCTCGCCCTCGCCCGGCACGTACTGGCGATCGAACCGCTGGCCTCCGCCGACCTGGAGGACCTGGTGCGCTGGGTGGGTCCGGTCGTCCAGCACTACCTGACCGGCCCGCTCGACCCGCCCGGTGCCCCGCTGGGGTGA
- a CDS encoding ABC transporter permease, producing the protein MRAMVLKEFLELRRDKRTMAMIIGLPVLLLVIFGYAASFHVDRLDTDVYGPNAAQVAGRLPAPYHVATVDPGGDASRARARLRDRRADVVVVAGSAGNVAYVDGSNLFAAQAAVAAAGRTAGLLTPRVLFNPRLETSWVMVPSLVGMILAFVGTIVTAIGLVRERQAGTLEQLAVMPFRPADVIAGKIVPYFALAAFDMVLVTVLGCLLFGVPFAGNVAVFALGAALFLFVVLGVGVLISTVSRNQGQAMQLALMVMLPQILLSGMIFPLESMAAGVRWIGYLLPLTWFNKIANGVMLRDASLASLALPLLVLTGMAVLVFGAAVLRFRRDLAPAMPGAPSEQDVAGEVAAR; encoded by the coding sequence ATGCGGGCGATGGTGCTCAAGGAGTTCCTGGAACTCCGCCGGGACAAGCGGACGATGGCGATGATCATCGGGCTGCCGGTGTTGCTGCTGGTGATCTTCGGGTACGCGGCGAGCTTCCACGTCGACCGCCTCGACACCGACGTGTACGGGCCGAACGCCGCGCAGGTCGCCGGCCGGCTGCCCGCGCCGTACCACGTCGCCACGGTCGATCCCGGCGGCGATGCGAGCCGGGCACGGGCCCGGTTGCGCGACCGCCGGGCGGATGTCGTGGTGGTGGCCGGCTCCGCCGGCAACGTCGCGTACGTGGACGGCTCGAACCTGTTCGCCGCGCAGGCCGCGGTGGCCGCGGCCGGCCGCACCGCGGGGCTGCTGACCCCGCGGGTGCTGTTCAACCCGCGGCTCGAGACGTCCTGGGTGATGGTGCCGTCGCTGGTCGGGATGATCCTCGCGTTCGTCGGCACCATCGTCACCGCGATCGGGCTGGTCCGCGAGCGGCAGGCCGGCACGCTGGAGCAGCTCGCGGTGATGCCGTTCCGGCCGGCCGACGTGATCGCCGGCAAGATCGTGCCGTACTTCGCGCTCGCCGCGTTCGACATGGTGCTGGTGACCGTGCTCGGCTGCCTGCTGTTCGGGGTCCCGTTCGCCGGCAACGTCGCGGTGTTCGCCCTCGGCGCGGCGCTGTTCCTGTTCGTGGTGCTCGGCGTCGGCGTGCTGATCTCGACCGTGTCGCGCAACCAGGGGCAGGCGATGCAGCTCGCGCTGATGGTGATGCTGCCGCAGATCCTGCTGTCCGGGATGATCTTCCCGCTGGAGTCGATGGCCGCCGGGGTGCGCTGGATCGGCTACCTGCTGCCGCTGACCTGGTTCAACAAGATCGCCAACGGCGTGATGCTGCGGGACGCCTCGCTCGCCTCGCTGGCCCTGCCGCTGCTGGTCCTGACCGGCATGGCCGTGCTGGTCTTCGGCGCCGCCGTGCTCCGGTTCCGCCGCGACCTCGCGCCGGCGATGCCGGGCGCGCCGAGCGAGCAGGACGTGGCCGGCGAGGTGGCGGCGCGATGA
- a CDS encoding ATP-binding cassette domain-containing protein: protein MTPAGRSAGGAGPAADGAGGAGAAGSGAPAAAGADWGAYRLTVAYRGRPALSEVTFPVPRGTVTAVVGGDGAGKTTLLRALVGAVRPAAGQVRAPVPAECGFLATGAAGVWAELTVAENIAFVAAAYRLHGGELARRRDELLAAAGLADARHRTAARLSGGMRAKLAFCLALLHRPRLLVLDEPSTGVDPVSRIDLWRLISRTAADGTAVAMATSYLDEAERAGSVLVLDAGRPIAAGTPDQVVAAAPGTVTAPFGSGPPADRAVGWRRGRQRRGWHPGPPRPGDRRVRPDLEDAVIAATLAARFDARPTGARPAPAPPERSAPPTRTERSPGPADRRYRMSAPVLVAARAVSKNYGPLAAVRELSLSVSAGEIVGLLGANGAGKTTLLKMLLGLVVPSSGTVSVFGRTPSRATRGRLGYVPQGLGLWPTLTVRENLAFAAAAFRAGAAPVPTGPLAEVADRLVADLGLGLQRQLAFAAALHHRLDLLVLDEPTSGVDPLSRARLWDTVHEQAESGAGVLVTTHHLQEAQECDRLVLLSAGRLVAAGTEDEIVAGTTACEVLSGDWAASFTALEAARLAVTLAGRRVRLADTDPADVRAVLARAGIRAEVRSVPATLEETMIRIDRGPRG from the coding sequence ATGACCCCGGCCGGCCGCTCGGCGGGCGGTGCCGGTCCGGCCGCCGACGGCGCAGGCGGTGCCGGGGCGGCGGGTTCGGGCGCTCCCGCGGCGGCGGGTGCGGACTGGGGCGCCTACCGGCTCACCGTCGCCTACCGCGGGCGGCCGGCGCTGTCCGAGGTGACCTTCCCGGTACCGCGCGGAACGGTCACCGCCGTCGTGGGCGGCGACGGCGCGGGCAAGACGACGCTGCTGCGCGCGCTGGTGGGGGCGGTACGCCCGGCGGCCGGCCAGGTGCGCGCACCGGTGCCGGCCGAGTGCGGCTTCCTGGCCACCGGCGCGGCCGGGGTCTGGGCCGAGCTGACCGTCGCCGAGAACATCGCGTTCGTGGCCGCCGCGTACCGGCTGCACGGTGGCGAGCTGGCGCGGCGCCGCGACGAGTTGCTCGCCGCGGCGGGCCTGGCCGACGCGCGCCACCGGACGGCGGCGCGGCTGTCCGGCGGGATGCGGGCGAAGCTCGCGTTCTGCCTCGCGCTGCTGCACCGGCCGCGGCTGCTGGTCCTCGACGAACCGAGCACCGGCGTCGACCCGGTCAGCCGGATCGACCTGTGGCGGCTGATCTCGCGTACCGCCGCGGACGGTACCGCCGTCGCGATGGCCACCAGCTACCTGGACGAGGCCGAGCGCGCCGGCTCGGTCCTGGTGCTCGACGCCGGCCGACCGATCGCCGCCGGGACGCCGGACCAGGTCGTCGCGGCGGCACCCGGTACCGTCACCGCGCCGTTCGGGTCCGGGCCGCCGGCCGACCGGGCGGTCGGCTGGCGACGTGGCCGCCAGCGGCGCGGCTGGCATCCCGGCCCGCCGCGACCCGGCGACCGGCGCGTCCGCCCCGACCTGGAGGACGCGGTCATCGCGGCGACGCTGGCCGCCCGGTTCGATGCGCGGCCGACCGGAGCGAGACCGGCCCCGGCGCCGCCGGAGCGGTCCGCGCCCCCGACCCGTACCGAACGCTCGCCCGGCCCGGCGGATCGGCGGTACCGGATGAGTGCCCCGGTGCTGGTCGCGGCCCGGGCGGTGAGCAAGAACTACGGCCCGCTCGCCGCCGTGCGTGAGCTGTCGCTGTCGGTGTCGGCTGGCGAGATCGTCGGTTTGCTCGGCGCCAACGGTGCCGGGAAGACGACGCTGCTGAAGATGCTGCTCGGCCTCGTGGTGCCCAGTTCCGGGACGGTGAGCGTGTTCGGCCGCACGCCGTCCCGGGCGACCCGGGGCCGGCTCGGCTACGTACCCCAGGGGCTCGGCCTGTGGCCGACGCTGACGGTGCGGGAGAACCTGGCGTTCGCCGCGGCGGCGTTCCGGGCCGGCGCGGCACCCGTACCGACCGGCCCGCTCGCCGAGGTCGCCGACCGGCTGGTCGCCGACCTCGGCCTCGGGCTGCAGCGCCAGCTCGCGTTCGCGGCCGCCCTGCACCACCGTCTCGACCTGCTGGTACTGGACGAACCGACGTCCGGGGTGGACCCGCTGTCCCGGGCCCGGCTCTGGGACACGGTGCACGAGCAGGCCGAGTCCGGCGCCGGGGTGCTGGTCACCACGCACCACCTGCAGGAGGCGCAGGAGTGCGACCGGCTGGTGCTGCTGTCGGCCGGTCGCCTGGTCGCCGCCGGAACCGAGGACGAGATCGTCGCCGGTACCACCGCGTGCGAGGTGCTGAGCGGCGACTGGGCGGCCTCCTTCACCGCGCTGGAGGCGGCGCGGCTCGCCGTGACCCTCGCCGGTCGCCGGGTCCGGCTGGCCGACACCGATCCGGCGGACGTGCGCGCGGTCCTGGCGCGCGCCGGGATCCGAGCCGAGGTCCGGTCGGTGCCGGCGACGCTGGAGGAGACGATGATCCGCATCGACCGCGGTCCGCGGGGCTGA
- a CDS encoding MurR/RpiR family transcriptional regulator: MSRTANDAAPGGLIVHVSGLLPALSPAEQRVARLVIADPAAAARQTITELASAAGTSEATVIRFCRSVGMSGYPQLRIRLAAEAARRVEPPDARVVGGDIPPGADMAQIIATISFNDARAVEETAEQLDVAACEQAVAVLSAAGRVDVFGVGASGSVAADFQQKLHRIGRTAFYWPDTHTALTSAALLGKGDVALGISHTGTTTDCVDVLGQARRQGATTIALTNYPRSPIAEVADVVLTTAARETTYRSGAMASRLAQLTVVDCLFVGVAAKNRTRTKRNLEATAEAVASRRATANRRRG, from the coding sequence GTGTCCAGGACTGCCAACGATGCCGCGCCCGGCGGCCTGATCGTTCATGTCAGCGGGCTGCTGCCGGCGCTGTCGCCGGCCGAGCAGCGAGTCGCCCGCCTGGTGATCGCCGATCCGGCCGCCGCCGCGCGGCAGACCATCACCGAGCTGGCGTCGGCCGCCGGTACGTCCGAGGCGACGGTGATCCGGTTCTGCCGCTCGGTCGGCATGAGCGGCTACCCGCAGCTGCGGATCCGGCTGGCGGCCGAGGCGGCCCGCCGGGTCGAGCCGCCGGACGCCCGGGTGGTCGGCGGCGACATCCCGCCGGGCGCGGACATGGCGCAGATCATCGCGACCATCTCGTTCAACGACGCGCGGGCGGTCGAGGAGACCGCCGAGCAGCTCGACGTCGCCGCCTGCGAGCAGGCGGTGGCGGTGCTGTCCGCGGCCGGCCGAGTCGACGTGTTCGGCGTCGGCGCGAGCGGCTCGGTGGCCGCCGACTTCCAGCAGAAGCTGCACCGCATCGGCCGGACCGCGTTCTACTGGCCGGACACGCACACCGCGCTGACCAGCGCCGCGCTGCTGGGCAAGGGCGATGTCGCGCTCGGCATCTCGCACACCGGTACCACCACCGACTGCGTCGACGTGCTCGGCCAGGCCCGCCGGCAGGGCGCCACCACGATCGCGCTGACCAACTACCCCCGGTCGCCGATCGCCGAGGTGGCCGACGTGGTGCTGACCACCGCGGCGCGCGAGACCACCTACCGGTCGGGCGCGATGGCGAGCCGGCTGGCCCAGCTGACCGTGGTGGACTGCCTGTTCGTCGGCGTCGCGGCGAAGAACCGCACCCGCACCAAGCGCAATCTGGAGGCCACCGCCGAGGCGGTCGCGTCCCGCCGCGCCACCGCCAACCGCCGTCGCGGCTGA
- a CDS encoding exo-beta-N-acetylmuramidase NamZ domain-containing protein, translated as MRRRALLSAAAGTVAAGATTMGAGAAPAAAHPGGHKQVRTGLQNLIDDGWKALAGGKVGMVSNPTGVDSSYRHAVDLMVAGGTVDIVGVFGPEHGFRGSAQAGSSEGTSTDPRTGLTVYDAYGASQDDWASMFRKAGIDTVVYDIQDVGARFYTYIWTLYDSMVAAARLGLRYVVLDRPNPCGGRAFGPMMTAGYESGVGKKEIVQQHGMTTGELARFYNGEFLPAAAGRPVELSVVRVSNWRTDQLGTDLTYLPWVLPSPNMPTQTSALVYPGTCMFEGTNAAEGRGTTRPFELIGAPYLDYHWTDRLNAADLPGVRFREAYFTPTFNKYANTLCNGTEVQIVDAARYDPIATAVTMLVEAKKYDGFAWRYDDYDPVRPYWVDKLTGSPRLRTMIDDGASASEVVDAWSSELSAFRARRRRYLLYSGPGR; from the coding sequence ATGAGACGACGCGCGTTGCTGTCGGCGGCGGCCGGCACGGTGGCGGCCGGCGCCACCACGATGGGCGCCGGCGCCGCACCGGCCGCGGCACATCCGGGCGGGCACAAGCAGGTGCGTACCGGCCTGCAGAACCTGATCGACGACGGCTGGAAGGCACTCGCCGGCGGGAAGGTCGGCATGGTCTCCAACCCGACCGGTGTCGACTCGTCGTACCGGCATGCCGTCGACCTGATGGTGGCCGGTGGCACCGTCGACATCGTCGGGGTCTTCGGGCCCGAGCACGGCTTCCGCGGCTCGGCGCAGGCCGGCAGCTCCGAGGGCACCAGCACCGACCCGCGCACCGGCCTGACCGTCTACGACGCGTACGGGGCGAGCCAGGACGACTGGGCGTCGATGTTCCGCAAGGCCGGCATCGACACCGTCGTCTACGACATCCAGGACGTCGGGGCCCGCTTCTACACCTACATCTGGACGTTGTACGACTCGATGGTGGCGGCGGCCCGGCTCGGCCTGCGCTACGTGGTGCTGGATCGACCGAATCCCTGTGGCGGCAGGGCATTCGGCCCGATGATGACGGCCGGCTACGAGTCCGGGGTGGGCAAGAAGGAGATCGTCCAGCAGCACGGGATGACCACCGGCGAGCTGGCCCGGTTCTACAACGGCGAGTTCCTGCCGGCCGCCGCCGGCCGGCCGGTCGAGCTGTCCGTGGTGCGGGTGAGCAACTGGCGCACCGACCAGCTCGGCACCGACCTGACCTACCTGCCGTGGGTGCTGCCCAGCCCGAACATGCCGACCCAGACCTCCGCCCTGGTCTACCCGGGTACCTGCATGTTCGAGGGCACCAACGCCGCCGAGGGGCGCGGCACGACCCGGCCGTTCGAGCTGATCGGCGCGCCCTACCTCGACTATCACTGGACCGACCGGCTCAACGCCGCCGACCTGCCCGGCGTGCGCTTCCGCGAGGCCTACTTCACCCCGACCTTCAACAAGTACGCCAACACCCTGTGCAACGGCACCGAGGTGCAGATCGTCGACGCCGCCCGGTACGACCCCATCGCCACCGCGGTCACCATGCTGGTCGAGGCGAAGAAGTACGACGGGTTCGCCTGGCGCTACGACGACTACGACCCGGTCCGGCCGTACTGGGTGGACAAGCTGACCGGTTCGCCCCGGCTGCGGACGATGATCGACGACGGCGCGAGCGCGTCGGAGGTGGTAGATGCCTGGTCGAGCGAATTGTCGGCGTTCCGCGCCCGGCGTCGTCGCTACCTGCTGTACTCCGGTCCCGGACGATGA
- a CDS encoding DUF488 domain-containing protein, whose product MIEVKRVYDESASTDGTRVLVDRLWPRGVAKADADFEWEKVVAPSDALRMWYAHIPERFEEFSRRYRGELTDAERSAALERLSGIARNGTLTLLTATKDPEHSQAAVLQQVLAERV is encoded by the coding sequence ATGATCGAGGTCAAGCGCGTGTACGACGAATCGGCCAGCACCGACGGCACCCGCGTGTTGGTCGACCGGCTCTGGCCGCGTGGCGTCGCGAAGGCGGACGCCGACTTCGAATGGGAGAAGGTGGTGGCTCCGTCCGATGCGCTGCGGATGTGGTACGCCCACATACCCGAACGATTCGAGGAGTTCAGCCGCCGCTACCGGGGTGAGCTGACCGACGCCGAGCGGTCGGCGGCCCTGGAACGGCTCTCCGGCATCGCCCGTAACGGCACGTTGACCCTGCTCACCGCCACCAAGGACCCGGAGCACAGCCAGGCCGCGGTGCTCCAGCAGGTCCTCGCCGAGCGGGTCTGA